From a single Apium graveolens cultivar Ventura chromosome 2, ASM990537v1, whole genome shotgun sequence genomic region:
- the LOC141706298 gene encoding LOB domain-containing protein 29-like, which produces MTGSTGSPCGACKFLRRKCMRGCVFAPYFCHEQGASHFAAIHKVFGASNVSKLLAQLPVSDRSEAAVTISYEALARIQDPIYGCVSHIFALQQQVNLKSTLQVVNLQVQLASLKEQASQSFFSGSGSSRNPNCDTTANYEKINPFDSPHDVQNWLHSENASMIPPFDQLNSSRNFNGDFMVNPNSSSRNNENPVIPRRDVSFSSLEDQSSTYTMDSIEDVQQTSICQWTFRDDLHDLQSAALGYIQ; this is translated from the exons ATGACAGGCAGTACTGGTTCACCTTGTGGTGCTTGCAAGTTCTTGAGAAGAAAATGTATGAGGGGTTGTGTTTTTGCCCCTTATTTCTGCCATGAACAAGGTGCTTCTCACTTTGCAGCCATCCACAAAGTTTTTGGTGCTAGCAATGTCTCCAAGCTTCTTGCTCAACTCCCTGTTAGTGATCGTAGCGAAGCTGCTGTTACAATCTCGTATGAAGCCCTAGCTAGGATTCAAGATCCGATCTATGGTTGTGTTTCACATATTTTTGCGCTCCAACAGCAGGTAAATTTAA AATCAACATTGCAGGTGGTTAATCTACAAGTACAATTAGCTTCACTAAAGGAACAAGCAAGTCAAAGCTTTTTTAGTGGCTCTGGAAGTAGCAGAAACCCTAACTGTGATACAACAGCtaattatgaaaaaattaatcCTTTTGATTCTCCGCATGATGTTCAAAACTGGCTTCATTCAGAAAATGCAAGTATGATTCCGCCATTTGATCAATTAAACTCGAGCAGAAACTTTAACGGAGACTTTATGGTGAATCCAAACTCGTCTTCAAGAAACAATGAAAATCCAGTTATTCCCCGACGGGATGTCTCGTTTTCAAGTTTAGAAGATCAGAGCTCTACTTACACTATGGATTCTATTGAAGACGTGCAGCAGACAAGTATTTGTCAATGGACTTTTCGAGATGATTTACATGACCTGCAGTCCGCGGCCCTGGGCTACATTCAGTAA